TTAAAGAAGATCATGTGGATCATATTTTCATTATCTTTTCAAACAAAGAAGTCACAAAATACTACGGCATGTCTCCATTCACACAAAAGGAACAAGCAGAAAATATTATCCAATCATTCTCAAAAAACTTTCAAGAGAAGCGTTCAATTCGTTGGGGGATTGTACTAAAAGAAACAGGTGAATTTGTTGGTACAGTTGGTTTAAACAATCTCTTGCTTTCCAGTAAACGAACGGAAATAGGGTATGATTTGTTACCTGAATATTGGAGAAAAGGGATTATTAGTGAAGCAGTAGAGAGTGTTGTTCACTATTGTTTTGAAATGCTTGACTTATATCGTATTGGAGCAGTTACATTTCCCGAAAATGAATCCTCTTATAAACTATTATTGAAACTAGGATTTAAGAAAGAAGGTCTTTTAAGAGGATATATTTATCAAAAT
The nucleotide sequence above comes from Psychrobacillus glaciei. Encoded proteins:
- a CDS encoding GNAT family N-acetyltransferase — encoded protein: MEFPILETKRLNLLEIKEDHVDHIFIIFSNKEVTKYYGMSPFTQKEQAENIIQSFSKNFQEKRSIRWGIVLKETGEFVGTVGLNNLLLSSKRTEIGYDLLPEYWRKGIISEAVESVVHYCFEMLDLYRIGAVTFPENESSYKLLLKLGFKKEGLLRGYIYQNDKSNDAFVFSLIKPDWKK